A region from the Halobacillus mangrovi genome encodes:
- a CDS encoding DegV family protein, protein MNVQILCDSGCDLSKETLEALSLEMLPLKVTINNEEYEDGKTISPLQVYESMRSGEAPKTSQVSPQAFRETFIKYVEKDQPFLYFALSSKLSGTYQTAKMVEQEIKEEYENAKFEVIDTKAASLGYGLVIMRIAELAKEGSSYEDILEIGEYHADHMEHIFTVDDLEYLYRGGRVSRTAAFVGSLLKIKPLLHMEDGKLVPLEKIRGSKKLWKRMVEIIGERGKDFENQRIAISHGDALETAEHLADMIKQEYNVKDIHIDMIGSSIGAHAGPGTIALFFLNDIYQ, encoded by the coding sequence GGTTGTGACCTATCGAAGGAAACGTTGGAAGCCTTGTCCCTTGAAATGCTTCCTCTAAAAGTAACGATCAATAATGAAGAATATGAAGATGGAAAAACCATTTCCCCTCTTCAAGTTTATGAAAGTATGCGGAGCGGTGAAGCACCCAAAACATCTCAAGTATCACCTCAGGCCTTTCGTGAAACCTTCATCAAGTATGTAGAGAAAGACCAGCCCTTCCTCTATTTCGCTTTGTCTTCAAAATTATCCGGTACGTATCAAACAGCCAAAATGGTTGAACAGGAAATAAAAGAAGAATACGAGAACGCTAAATTTGAAGTCATCGACACGAAAGCGGCTTCTTTAGGTTATGGACTTGTTATTATGAGAATCGCTGAACTTGCCAAAGAAGGCAGCAGCTACGAAGACATTCTAGAAATCGGTGAGTATCATGCCGATCACATGGAGCACATTTTCACCGTGGATGATTTAGAATATCTTTATCGTGGTGGACGCGTGAGCCGGACAGCAGCTTTTGTCGGTAGCCTGCTTAAGATAAAACCTCTACTACATATGGAAGATGGAAAGCTGGTTCCACTTGAAAAAATCAGAGGCTCAAAAAAACTTTGGAAGCGTATGGTTGAAATTATAGGTGAACGCGGCAAGGACTTCGAGAATCAACGGATAGCTATCAGTCACGGTGATGCGTTGGAAACTGCTGAACACCTCGCCGATATGATAAAGCAAGAGTACAATGTGAAAGATATTCACATTGATATGATCGGGTCATCGATCGGGGCTCACGCCGGACCCGGGACGATCGCTCTTTTCTTTTTAAATGACATCTATCAATAA
- a CDS encoding DUF4349 domain-containing protein, whose protein sequence is MFKKTKWFLIVLLSLTLIGCSSGEDQSAEESTADTSEPSEGATSEEVATNGLSETPESKDSSKVIPDNTEDKMMVYEAHIELETEDYDQFYQSLQEKMNETEAYIVETNIHKTEQGNREGHIRLRVPQNHFETLLTGFEDISDTIQSRNVSGRDVTKEYVDLESRLEAKNKVESRLLTFLEQAEKTEDLIKISQDLERVQAEIETLKGQMNYLENQSDFSTITVSLTETKVVVPKVDSQELNTWEKTKQAFFSSVNGLVSFFSWLFIFIIGYSPVIVLFAAIALLGWLWIRSRKKRADEN, encoded by the coding sequence GTGTTTAAAAAAACAAAATGGTTTCTAATCGTGTTACTTAGCTTAACCCTCATCGGCTGTAGCAGCGGTGAGGACCAATCCGCCGAAGAATCCACGGCAGACACTAGTGAACCTTCAGAAGGAGCGACGTCTGAAGAAGTCGCGACAAACGGTTTGTCTGAAACACCTGAGTCAAAAGATTCGTCTAAGGTGATCCCAGATAATACGGAAGATAAAATGATGGTCTACGAAGCTCATATAGAGCTTGAAACAGAAGATTATGATCAGTTTTACCAGAGCTTACAGGAAAAAATGAACGAAACGGAAGCGTATATTGTTGAAACGAATATCCATAAAACAGAGCAAGGAAATCGTGAAGGTCACATTCGGCTGAGGGTGCCTCAAAATCATTTTGAAACACTCCTGACTGGTTTTGAAGACATCAGCGATACCATTCAATCTAGAAATGTTTCCGGCCGCGACGTAACAAAAGAGTATGTGGACTTGGAGTCCCGTTTAGAAGCGAAAAACAAAGTAGAATCGCGTTTACTTACTTTCTTAGAACAGGCGGAAAAGACAGAAGATTTAATTAAGATTTCACAAGACCTTGAACGTGTTCAGGCTGAAATCGAGACGTTAAAAGGACAGATGAATTACTTAGAGAACCAGAGCGACTTTTCCACCATTACCGTCAGCCTGACGGAAACAAAAGTCGTTGTCCCTAAAGTTGATAGTCAGGAATTGAACACGTGGGAAAAAACAAAACAAGCTTTCTTTAGTTCCGTAAACGGACTCGTAAGCTTTTTCTCTTGGCTGTTTATTTTTATCATCGGTTATTCTCCAGTCATTGTCTTATTTGCGGCAATCGCGCTGCTTGGATGGCTCTGGATTCGTAGTCGAAAAAAGCGAGCGGATGAGAATTAA